A window of Variovorax paradoxus EPS genomic DNA:
TCCAGCGAAGGCTCCCTCGACTTCTATCAGTGGGCTGGCGATTCATGGGTCGTGTTCTTCTCGCATCCGGCCGATTTCACGCCCGTGTGCACCACCGAACTGGGCAAGACGGCGGCGCTGTCGGGCGAATTCGCCAAGCGCGGCGTCAAGCCCATCGCGCTGAGCGTCGATCCGGCCACCAAGCACAAGGAATGGATCGGCGACATCAACGAAACGCAGAACACCACGGTCAACTTCCCGATCATTGCGGACGCCGACCGCAAGGTGGCCGACCTGTACGACCTGATCCACCCGAACGCCTCGGCCACCGCCACCGTTCGCAGCGTGTTCATCATCGATCCGAAGAAGGTGATCCGCACCACCATCACCTACCCGGCATCGACCGGCCGCAACTTCGACGAGATCCTGCGCGTGATCGACTCCCTGCAGCTCACCGACAGCCACAAGGTGGCGACCCCGGTGAACTGGAAGGACGGCGACGACGTGGTCATCGTCCCCAGCATCCAGGACCCGGCCGAGCTGGCCGAGCGCTTCCCCAAGGGCTTCAAGGCCGTGAAGCCCTACCTGCGCATCACGCCGCAGCCCAACAAGTAAGCGGCACAGGCGGCATTCGCAGATGCAGACGCGCGTCGTCATCGTCCCCGGCTGGAGAGACTCCGGACCCGGCCACTGGCAGAGCCTTTGGGAAGAGCGCATCCCGGGCGCCGCGCGGGTGGTGCAGGACGACTGGGCCTCGCCCAAGCGCGATGCCTGGGTGCCGGCGCTTGCCAAGCTGGTGCTCGAGACGCCCGGGCCGGTGGTGATCGCGGCGCACAGCCTGGGCTGCATCGCAACGGCGCACCTGCCGCCCGAAGCCGCCGCCCGCATCCAGGGCGCGCTGCTGGTGGCGCCGGCCGACCCCGAGCGCCGCGCGGTGCTCTCCGACTTCGCGCCCGTGCCCTACGCGACGCTGCCGTACCGCAGCATCGTGGTGGCCAGCAGCAACGACCCCTACTGCCCGATCCGGCTGGCAGGTGCATATTCGCGGGCCTGGGGCAGCGAGTTCGTGCGCATGCAGAATGCGGGCCACATCAACATCGATTCGGGGCACGGGGACTGGCCGCTCGGCCTGGCCTTGCTCCAATCCTTGACCGACGAGCCCGCCGCCTGGTCGGCGGGCCGTGATTTTTCAGAAACCTTGGCAATCACATGACTTCCAGAATCAAGACCTTCGTCGCCGTGCTCGCGCTGGCGTCCTCCGCACTCGCCGGCAGCAGCGCCTTCGCCCAAGGCACGACACTGCTGAACGCCTCGTACGACGTGGCCCGCGAGTTCTACAAGGACTACAACGCAGCGTTCGTGGCGCACTACAAGAAGGCCACCGGCAAGGACGTGAAGATCGACCAGTCGCACGGCGGCTCCAGCGCGCAGGCGCGCTCGGTGGCCGACGGCCTCGATGCCGATGTGGTGACCATGAACACCTCGACCGACATCGATTTCCTCGCCAACGCCGGCGTGGTCGCCAAGGACTGGAACAAGAAATTCCCCGAGAACGCATCGCCGACCACCTCGACCATGCTGTTCCTCGTGCGCAACGGCAACCCCAAGGGCATCAAGGACTGGGACGACCTCGTCAAGCCCGGCATCCAGGTCGTGATCGTCAATCCCAAGACCGGCGGCAACGGACGCTATGCCTACCTGGCGGCCTGGGGCTATATCAAGAAGAAGGGCGGCACCGATGCACAGGCCGCCGAGTTCGTGGGCAAGCTCTTCAAGAACACCCCGGTGCTGGCGCGCGGCGGCCGCGACGCCACCACCGCCTTCCTGCAACGCAACATCGGCGACGCGCTGATCACCTTTGAATCGGAAGTGGTCTCCATCGACCGCGAATTCGGCACCGGCAAGGTCGACTCGGTGTACCCGTCGATCAGCATCGTGGCCGAGAACCCGGTTGCCGTGGTCGAGCGCACGGTCAACAAGAAGGGCACCGGCGAGCTCGCCAAGGCCTACCTCGATTGGCTCTATTCCGAAGAAGCGCAGGAAATCGCCGCCAAGCATGCGCTGCGCCCGCGTTCGCAAGCTGTGCTCAAGAAGCACGCCGCGACCTTCAAGCCGCTGCAGCTCTTCACCGTGCAGGAACTGTTCGGCAGCCTGACCGAAGCGCAGAAGGTGCACTTCAACGACGGCGGCCAGTTCGACAAGCTCTACACGCCTGGCGCAAAGTAAATGAGCGGCGCAGTTTCTTCGGCGCTCCCGTCCACGGGAGCGCCGCTTTCGCGTGCCAACCGGGCAGGAGGCGCCAAGCGCGTGCTGCCCGGTTTCCACATCACGCTCGGCTTCTCGGTTCTGTACCTGAGCCTGATCGTGCTGATCCCGCTGTCGGCGCTGGTCTTCAAGACCTTCACGCTGACCTGGGAGCAGTTCTGGGTGGCCGTGACCGCACCGCGCGTGATGGCCTCCTACCGCCTGACCTTCGGCGCCTCGCTGCTTGCGGCCATCGTGAATGCGGTGTTCGGCCTGCTGGTGGCCTGGGTGCTGGTGCGCTACAAGTTTCCGGGCAAGCGCATCGTCGATGCGCTGGTCGACCTGCCGTTCGCGCTGCCCACGGCCGTGGCCGGCATCTCGCTCACGGCGCTGCTCGCGGGCAATGGCTGGATCGGGCAACTGCTCGAGCCGCACGGCATCAAGCTGGCCTTCACGCCGGCGGGCATCGTGATCGCGCTGATCTTCATCGGGCTGCCGTTCGTGGTGCGCACGGTGCAGCCGGTGCTCGAAGACGCCGAGAAAGAACTCGAAGAAGCCGCCACCTCGCTGGGCGCGACGCGTCTGCAGACCTTCACCAAGGTGATCCTGCCTTCCATCGGCCCCGCATTGCTCACCGGCTTTGCCATGGCCTTCGCACGCGCCATCGGCGAGTACGGTTCGGTGATCTTCATCGCCGGCAACATGCCGATGATTTCGGAGATCACGCCGCTCATCATCATCGGCAAGCTGGAGCAGTACGACTACGCGGGCGCCACCGCCGTCGCGCTGGTGATGCTGGTCATTTCCTTCCTGCTGCTGCTGGTCATCAATGGCCTGCAAGCGTGGCAGCGTCGCAGGGCAGGGGGCTGACATGAGCGCACCTTCCAAAATCATTCGCCGTGCGCAGGCCGGCACCACCGAAGCCGCCTGGGTCCGCTGGACGCTGATCGGCATTGCGCTCGCGTTCATGTTCCTGTTCCTCGTGCTGCCGCTGGCGGCTGTCGCAACCGAGGCATTGCGCAAAGGCGTCTCGGCGTACCTCGAGGCGCTGAAGGAACCCGACGCCTGGAGCGCCATCCGCCTCACGTTGATCACGGCCGCCATCACGGTGCCGTTGAACCTCGTGTTCGGCGTGGCGGCAGCCTGGGCCATCGC
This region includes:
- a CDS encoding sulfate ABC transporter substrate-binding protein, yielding MTSRIKTFVAVLALASSALAGSSAFAQGTTLLNASYDVAREFYKDYNAAFVAHYKKATGKDVKIDQSHGGSSAQARSVADGLDADVVTMNTSTDIDFLANAGVVAKDWNKKFPENASPTTSTMLFLVRNGNPKGIKDWDDLVKPGIQVVIVNPKTGGNGRYAYLAAWGYIKKKGGTDAQAAEFVGKLFKNTPVLARGGRDATTAFLQRNIGDALITFESEVVSIDREFGTGKVDSVYPSISIVAENPVAVVERTVNKKGTGELAKAYLDWLYSEEAQEIAAKHALRPRSQAVLKKHAATFKPLQLFTVQELFGSLTEAQKVHFNDGGQFDKLYTPGAK
- the cysT gene encoding sulfate ABC transporter permease subunit CysT, whose protein sequence is MSGAVSSALPSTGAPLSRANRAGGAKRVLPGFHITLGFSVLYLSLIVLIPLSALVFKTFTLTWEQFWVAVTAPRVMASYRLTFGASLLAAIVNAVFGLLVAWVLVRYKFPGKRIVDALVDLPFALPTAVAGISLTALLAGNGWIGQLLEPHGIKLAFTPAGIVIALIFIGLPFVVRTVQPVLEDAEKELEEAATSLGATRLQTFTKVILPSIGPALLTGFAMAFARAIGEYGSVIFIAGNMPMISEITPLIIIGKLEQYDYAGATAVALVMLVISFLLLLVINGLQAWQRRRAGG
- a CDS encoding RBBP9/YdeN family alpha/beta hydrolase; amino-acid sequence: MQTRVVIVPGWRDSGPGHWQSLWEERIPGAARVVQDDWASPKRDAWVPALAKLVLETPGPVVIAAHSLGCIATAHLPPEAAARIQGALLVAPADPERRAVLSDFAPVPYATLPYRSIVVASSNDPYCPIRLAGAYSRAWGSEFVRMQNAGHINIDSGHGDWPLGLALLQSLTDEPAAWSAGRDFSETLAIT
- a CDS encoding peroxiredoxin; translated protein: MATLRLGDTAPNFTQDSSEGSLDFYQWAGDSWVVFFSHPADFTPVCTTELGKTAALSGEFAKRGVKPIALSVDPATKHKEWIGDINETQNTTVNFPIIADADRKVADLYDLIHPNASATATVRSVFIIDPKKVIRTTITYPASTGRNFDEILRVIDSLQLTDSHKVATPVNWKDGDDVVIVPSIQDPAELAERFPKGFKAVKPYLRITPQPNK